In Allorhizobium pseudoryzae, the genomic window AAGTTGATGCCGGCGAGAAGGCCGAAGACGACGCCGCCGATGATCACGTTATGGAAGTGGGCGATCAGGAACAGCGAGTTGTGCAGCACGAAGTCGGCCGGCGGAACGGCGAGCATGACGCCGGTCATGCCACCGATGACGAAGGTCACCATGAAGCCGATCGTCCAGTACATCGGCACTTCGTAGCGGATGCGGCCACGATACATCGTGAACAGCCAGTTGAAGATCTTCGCCCCCGTCGGGATCGAGATGATCATCGTCGTGATGCCGAAGAAGGCGTTGACGCTGGCGCCGGAGCCCATGGTGAAGAAGTGGTGCAGCCAGACGAGGTAGGAGAGGATGGTGATGACGACGGTCGCGTAGACCATCGAGGCATAACCGAACAGGCGCTTGCCGGAATAGGTCGAGACCACTTCCGAGAAGATGCCGAAGGCCGGCAGGATCAGGATGTAGACTTCCGGGTGACCCCAGATCCAGATGAGGTTGACGTACATCATCGGGTTGCCGCCGAGATCGTTGGTGAAGAAGTTCGTGCCAACGTAGCGGTCAAGGGTGAGGAGAACGAGGGTTGCCGTCAGGATCGGGAAGGAAGCGACGATCAGGACGTTGGTGCAGAGCGAGGTCCAGGTGAAGATCGGCATCTTCATCATGGTCATGCCCGGCGCGCGCATCTTGACGATGGTCGCGATCAGGTTGATGCCCGACAGCGTCGTGCCGACACCGGCGACCTGCAGGCCCCAGATGTAGTAATCAACGCCGACGCCCGGCGAATAGTCAGCGCCGGAGAGCGGCGGATAGGCCAGCCAGCCGGTGCGGGCGAATTCGCCGACGAAGAGCGACATCATGATCACCACGGCGCCCGCCGTCGTCATCCAGAACGAAAAGTTGTTCAGGAAGGGGAAGGAGACGTCGCGCGCGCCGATCTGCAGCGGCACAACGTAGTTCATGATCCCGGTCACCAAAGGCATGGCGAAGAAGAAGATCATGATCACGCCATGGGCGGTGAAGATCTGGTCGTAGTGGTGCGGCGGCAGGTAGCCTTCGTTCGCGCCGAAGGCGATCGCCTGCTGGGTACGCATCATGACCGCGTCGGCAAAGCCGCGCAGCAGCATGACGAGCGACAGAACGACATACATGATGCCGATCTTCTTGTGGTCGACGCTGGTGAACCACTCGTTCCAGAGATAGCCCCACAGGCGGAAGTAGGTGAGAGCACCAATCACGGCCACGCCACCGAAGGCAACGGCCAGGAAGGTTACCAGGACAATCGGTTCATGCGTAAACGCCAGCGAATCCCATGACAACCGACCGAAGATGAATTCCATCAGGTTACTGTTCGTAAACATCTCAGTTTCCAGTTCGTCTCAAGCCGCGCTTACGGCTTCGGATTTGTGTTCAGCTGAGCCGGGGCGGTGCCCTGACCCTCTCCGGCCTCAGAACCGGCCGCTGCGGGATTGTTGACCCCTTCGGCTTCGGTGCCCTCCTTGGCGCCATGACCCGTCGCGGGATGGGTGGCGCCGGGAGCTGCTTCCACGGACCAGCGGGTGTCGTATTCCAGCCGCTGACGGTTCTCGTGGCTATCGACGCCGGCTCCGCCCATCATGTCGATGTGCATCATTTCGTCCTGGCACATCTGGCCCGGCTGGACGCACATGTTCAGGATCGCGTTGTAGAGGCCGTTTTCGACATTGGCGTAATAGGTGACCGGCACGCGGGTGCTCGGCCGTTCCAGCTTCAGGAAGGTGTCGCGGTTCAGCATGGTGCCATTCGCCTTCACCTGGGCCACCCAGGCATTGAAGCCGTCATTGTTCATGCCATGGAACTTGAACTTCATGCCGGAGAAGCCGTCGCCGCTGTAGTTCGCGGAGAAGCCGTCATAGACGCCTTCCTTGTTCATGACCGCGTGCAGCTTCGTCTGCATGCCCGGCATGGCATAGATCTGGCCAGCCAGAGCCGGAATGTAGAAGGAATTCATCACGGTCGTGCCGGTGATCTTGAACTCGATCGGGGTGTCGATCGGTGCGGCGATCTCGTTGACGGTCGCAATGCCCTGTTCCGGGTAGAGAAACAGCCATTTCCAGTCGAGCGCCACCACTTCGATGGTGATCGGCTTGGTTTCGGCCGTGACCGGGCGATTGGCATCAATGCGGTCCAGCGGACGATACGGATCGAGCTTGTGGGTGCTGATCCAGGTCACGGCGCCGAGTGCGATGATGATCGCAAGGGGAGCGGACCAGATCACCACTTCCAGCCGCGTGGAATGATGCCATTCGGGATCATACTTCGCGGTGGTGTTCGAGCGCCGGTAATGCCAGGCGAAATAGAGCGTCAGGCACATGACGGGCACGATGATCAGCAGCATCAGCACCACCGAAATGATGATGAGATCGCGCTGTTGCATGGCAATGTCGCCCGACGGCGACATCACGACGAGATCACAGCCCGACAGGGCTAAGGGTAGAGCGAGGGCACTAAGCCGGCGAATGAGTTTCATCAACCGTGGCATCTTTCAGTTCGAAATTTGCGTTTTGTCTACTTGCGACTAAAGCAGGAAGTCCACGCTCCCTATGAGGTCTTTCGTCGCAGTGCAAAACATTTTCGTGCATTGCAGCAGGAACCCACAGGCCTGCCGGCCGTTCTTACGAGTCGCGCGCTGAATAATCGGCTAACGGCTCTTCAAGTCGAACGTCTGGGCGGCTGATTTTCCAGCACACACCGGCGACCATACCGGAAATGGGGCGAAATCTTGGCTCGTCCAGCATTTCGGACTTGATAACAGCCAAATATGCATCATCCTCTCCTTTGGGGAGGCGACTATTCGCCGCAAAGGAGGAGTGCATACATATGTCCATAGCTGGAACCCCTACGTCTTCCGAGTTCGAGCGCGATGCCCGTGCCATGCACGACGACAAACCCCTGTCGCCGGGTAGCATCGCCATCGGCGTCATCATCGGACGCATGTCCGAGTTCTTCGATTTCTTCGTCTACGGTCTCGCATCCGTGCTCGTGTTCCCCCGGCTCGTCTTTTCGTTCGCCGGAGATCCGGTGACGGCGACGCTGATGTCGTTTGCGGTCTTTTCGCTGGCATTCCTGGCCAGACCGGTCGGATCGCTGGTCTTCATGTGGATCGACCGCACCTATGGCCGCGGCACGAAACTGACCGTTGCGCTGTTCATTCTGGGCGGTTCGACAGCGTCGCTCGCGTTTCTGCCGAGCTATGAGTCGATCGGTGTCTGGGCCGTGATCATGCTGGCCGTCCTGCGGCTGGGCCAGGGTTTTGCGCTGGGCGGTGCCTGGGACGGCATGGCCTCGCTTCTCGCGATGAATGCGCCCGAGGGCCAGCGCGGCTGGTATGCCATGATGCCGCAGCTCGGCGCGCCCTTCGGTTTTGCGCTGGCAAGCGCGCTCTTCGGTTACTTCTACGTTAACCTGTCCACCGAGGATTTCCTGACCTGGGGCTGGCGCTATCCGTTCTTCGTGGCCTTCGCCATCAACGTCGTGGCGCTCTTTGCGCGCCTGCGCATCGTTGGCAGCCGCGAATTCGGGGAATTGTTCGAAAGCCACGAACTGCGGGCCCGTCCGGTCCTGGAAACGATTTCCGTGCATGGCCGCGATATTCTGCTCGGCGCCTTCGTGCCGCTGGCAAGCTTTGCCATGTTCCACCTCGTGACGATCTTCCCGCTCAGCTGGGTGACGCTCTATGGTGGCCAGTCTGCCGGCGAGTTCCTGTTCGTGCAGATCCTTGGCGCCATGGTCGGGCTCGGGGCGGTGATCGTCTCCGGCGCGATTGCTGACCGTATCGGCCGCCGCAGCCAGCTGATGATCGGTGCGATCATCATCGCCGTCTTCAGCTTCTCGGCGCCCTTCCTGCTGGAAGCCGGCGGCAAGGGGCAGGATGCCTTCATCATCATCGGGTTTGGTATTCTCGGCCTCTCGTTCGGCCAGGCCTCCGGTGCCGTGTCGTCGCGTTTCGGGCGGGAATACCGATACACGGGCTCGGCGCTCACCTCCGACCTGGCCTGGCTGGTCGGTGCCGGTTTCGCCCCGCTTGTGGCGCTGGGTCTTGCCAGCAATTTCGGCATCATCTTCATCGGCGGCTACCTGATTTCCGGCGCGATCTGTACGCTCGCGGCGCTCACTCTGAGCCGTATCCTGGATACGGCCGAACACCAGGCGCCGGCTGGCCGCTGACGCTTCCGTGAGATAACACTGAAAGCGCCGGGTTCATCCCCCGGCGCTTTTTCATGACCACCCGATGAAGACCGCAAAAACACCATGCCTCGACCCGAGGCGTCTCTGGAGCAAGACGTGAAGACCGACATGACCACGCAGACAACCCTGGCGGATACCCTGGCCAATGCCATTGCCGACATCACGCTCATCGACAAGAACGGGATCCCCCGTC contains:
- the cyoA gene encoding ubiquinol oxidase subunit II, with translation MPRLMKLIRRLSALALPLALSGCDLVVMSPSGDIAMQQRDLIIISVVLMLLIIVPVMCLTLYFAWHYRRSNTTAKYDPEWHHSTRLEVVIWSAPLAIIIALGAVTWISTHKLDPYRPLDRIDANRPVTAETKPITIEVVALDWKWLFLYPEQGIATVNEIAAPIDTPIEFKITGTTVMNSFYIPALAGQIYAMPGMQTKLHAVMNKEGVYDGFSANYSGDGFSGMKFKFHGMNNDGFNAWVAQVKANGTMLNRDTFLKLERPSTRVPVTYYANVENGLYNAILNMCVQPGQMCQDEMMHIDMMGGAGVDSHENRQRLEYDTRWSVEAAPGATHPATGHGAKEGTEAEGVNNPAAAGSEAGEGQGTAPAQLNTNPKP
- a CDS encoding MFS transporter; translated protein: MSIAGTPTSSEFERDARAMHDDKPLSPGSIAIGVIIGRMSEFFDFFVYGLASVLVFPRLVFSFAGDPVTATLMSFAVFSLAFLARPVGSLVFMWIDRTYGRGTKLTVALFILGGSTASLAFLPSYESIGVWAVIMLAVLRLGQGFALGGAWDGMASLLAMNAPEGQRGWYAMMPQLGAPFGFALASALFGYFYVNLSTEDFLTWGWRYPFFVAFAINVVALFARLRIVGSREFGELFESHELRARPVLETISVHGRDILLGAFVPLASFAMFHLVTIFPLSWVTLYGGQSAGEFLFVQILGAMVGLGAVIVSGAIADRIGRRSQLMIGAIIIAVFSFSAPFLLEAGGKGQDAFIIIGFGILGLSFGQASGAVSSRFGREYRYTGSALTSDLAWLVGAGFAPLVALGLASNFGIIFIGGYLISGAICTLAALTLSRILDTAEHQAPAGR
- the cyoB gene encoding cytochrome o ubiquinol oxidase subunit I, with the translated sequence MFTNSNLMEFIFGRLSWDSLAFTHEPIVLVTFLAVAFGGVAVIGALTYFRLWGYLWNEWFTSVDHKKIGIMYVVLSLVMLLRGFADAVMMRTQQAIAFGANEGYLPPHHYDQIFTAHGVIMIFFFAMPLVTGIMNYVVPLQIGARDVSFPFLNNFSFWMTTAGAVVIMMSLFVGEFARTGWLAYPPLSGADYSPGVGVDYYIWGLQVAGVGTTLSGINLIATIVKMRAPGMTMMKMPIFTWTSLCTNVLIVASFPILTATLVLLTLDRYVGTNFFTNDLGGNPMMYVNLIWIWGHPEVYILILPAFGIFSEVVSTYSGKRLFGYASMVYATVVITILSYLVWLHHFFTMGSGASVNAFFGITTMIISIPTGAKIFNWLFTMYRGRIRYEVPMYWTIGFMVTFVIGGMTGVMLAVPPADFVLHNSLFLIAHFHNVIIGGVVFGLLAGINFWFPKAFGFKLDPFWGKMSFWFWLIGFYFAFMPLYVLGLMGVTRRINHFDDPSLQIWFVIAAFGAFLIALGIASFVIQLVVSFLKRDQLRDLTGDPWDGRTLEWATSSPPPEYNFAFTPVVHDHDSWYDMKKRGYVRPLEGFKPIHMPKNTGTGVILSALSVALAFGLIWYMWWLAALSFLGMIVVSIAHTFNYKRDYYIPVETVIATENARTKQLAEQA